The Glycine max cultivar Williams 82 chromosome 17, Glycine_max_v4.0, whole genome shotgun sequence genome contains the following window.
TGAGCCTTTGGTCTACAGATACGTACAGTTGGCAACCAAATCTGCATATCCTACgagaatctttttttttgttgttgttttcctTCTTTATTGAGTTTTCTCCTTTCTTGTGTTCATTTCTCCCCGTTTGGTCTGCATAGTCTACTCTGAACATGTAAAATCTGTTTGTTGTGCCATGATAAACTCTATTAAAGTATAAGTGTGCGGAACAGAATTTTTCCGAAAATAGCTTCAGTTAAAATTTTACGTTAAAGGTGCATAATGCATCAAGTTATTAAATAccaatatattggtaatttggtatgtgtttttttttttataatacaaaagTAAATTGTGCATGATTTTCTATAATATTGGTACACTATTTTTGTAAAAGTAAATTGTACATCTTAATTACAAGCAGAAAAATGTTAGTTTAATGTTTATTACCAGCGAAGCAACAAAAACCACTCGATACATATCTGATATCTCAGAAAATATTGTCTATCATATTGTACTATATAATATCAAACATTCATGTAGCAAAATCAATATAAGTATAACATGACATtcggtttggtttggctcactTTTTACAATAGTAACCAAAAACCAAAGCAAATTGTAAACAAATATACAGTTTTTTTTGGGTTtctgattttcaatttttaatttgattgtttgtttttttttttatcgatttgGTGGTTTACAGTGATTTGATTTGGAACATCCATACACTTCAAACAAATTATTCATAAATAcatgaatatttaaattatggTCAGCCCAACTTTATTTAACTTAATAAGTAGTACTTTAAAGTTCAACTTAAAAACttaggattttaaaaataaaacagaattTAGTCGTTTtagcttaaaaaaaattaagcttaaAATTTCCTTTCACTGTTTCATATTGATTGACTTGCATCATTTATTCAGGATGAGAGGGAAAGTAAAATtggaaaatacaaatttttttcttaaaaaaagctTCAGTTAACTTTTTGCTTACAAAATctgttttccacctttttcttttattaaaatttaagttttcttACAAAATCCGGCATTACCTTCCTCAGAACTTTTCTTCAAATTACGGGGAGCACAGAGGGTCTGAGTAAGGCAATGCCGGATTCAAATGCTGAAAAAATACAGCACCTTCTAAGAACCCATCAAGTGAGCCTGCCAAAGGAGAAGATGGGAGAGAGAAGTGTGCGACGACTACTACCAGgacaaaatagataaataacttAGTCTCGTTTATTGTTTTATTCCATTTGTAAAAATTAGACCAAATATAGAATGTAACTTTAATATCATGCTTTGTGCCATTCTCACCTGCCTACCAAACCTACTTAATTTTCATGTTATGTAGCAGACAAGACGAATCTCTTAACGTGCAAGATGATAGCGTAAGTGAAGGATAGTTAAGTCCAATTTTGATAAACTTAAGaaataagagataaaataaaaaatcccttcataattttcatgttataccatgtttttttttttttcaaaatatgctGACTATGGAATTGATTTATGGAAACTGAGTTTTTGTTTGAATCTCAGATAAGTGAGGAATAAGTTGATGAATTGGTTGAGAGTTCGTCATGACAAAGTTCATTATTTTGTGCGTGCTATGGAATTGATTTTTATCAGCCTATTTGTTTgttgatttgaaaattttaatatagaGTGAGAGTAGAGAATCCAAAACCAGACTTTATTAGATTGAAAAGCGTAACTGTACATTGATAGAAACAGCAAATTCTCTATCTAATGAACAAAGTTACACCCCTAATATTTCCCAATTCCAGTGATCACTCCCCATGCCATTTAATTACATTGGCCCTCATGGATGCCTTTTACAGTCTCCTCCACTAATCATCATATGGCATCTCACCAGCAGAAAGGAAAATCTATTGTCTGGCTACGACAACTGCTGGCCCTTCCACCTGATATATCATCCCACCAATTTGATAGTCAGTAAAAGTAATTGGAAATCAAGTTCAATAATGGAGAGCTGACTACACTAGATTATGCATGCAAGAAATGTTGGAAACCAACTGGTATTAAAATTAAccagaaattaattaaattaaatagacaatAGCAGGGCTTCCTATATGTAAATAAAGGACATTAACTGAGCACGAGGATGAATCCCTGAGATTATTACccaaatgaaatttaattacaatCTTGGTGGCATCCTATTTGACTCTAGTTTTAAGATCTAGCAGTACCTTCAAAAGATATTCTATAGGACAACTACCATTTAGATCAGTGAAATTTTGTTCAAATGAGTTCTCAGGTTACTGGAAGAGACTTTGAGAATTTATCAACACTCGTTCCTAACTTAATCTTCCCCAATTTGCAATACTGGTAGTTCACTAGTTCTAAGCTTTCAGAACAAACCATGACATCACAAGATGGGAATCCTAGGTTACATCTTGTTTTGTTGTAATGACCTATAGAAGCATGGAGCACTGAATCAGTAactgttttatatattaaatttcattGTTACCTTGAAAGTCGCTCCCCAGATTTCCTCCTCATTAGCAGGAACTGCAGTAATCTTATTTTTAGGATTCTCATAGCACATCAATCCTCCAACAGCTGTAGAGTAGAAACATCCTGTCCAATTAGAGAGCAAAAATGTCAACAATGATTTaggagaaaagaaacaaaactgaGACGATGTTATTGTAAAATCTTATTCTGCCCTATACAACCCGCAGCACATATTATATGGTTCATTTCCCCCTCTTGTATTCTAAACCTTGTCATACTATTTCCATCTTGGAAAGTTAAATGATCCGGTCTGAATCACTATAAGCACTATTGGGAATTGTAATATAATAAACACATGATATAGAAGTTAACCCACCTTGAGGGAAAGAAGCAAGTGACTTGCCACAAGCACCTTTAAGCAATTCTGCATCATCGGCAAATGCTACGTAGCCATCAGCAGTAATTCCCCAATATAGAGGTACCTTACCATATTGATCCTGTCAAAAGTAATACAAAGCAAAATGAGCAAGAAATGAAAGCTTATGGTGGTGGATCATGACAATTAGTAGGTTGGACTACGATGACTTACAGAGGCCACAAAGAGGGTAGAAGTAGATTTGTCAAAAACTATGAAAGCAAAGCTCCCACTGAGATGGCCAACAACGTGATTAGCAGGGTAGGGTGCTCTGTCACGCAATGCTTTGTAAGCCTCAATGACCAACAATACTTCATTGGTTGACTTGGCCAATCCATATTGTTGTCTCAAGTTGCCCAAATTGTCAAGGGCTCCCTCAAACAAGCAGAATACCTCATCCTTCACAGCAAAGGATCTGCCATTATACACTCAATATTTAGACAACAAGGTTATGAATTTAACAAGATTGCACACTGCATTCTAGCTATAAGGACATCATAGATATTCACTACTGTGTTAGACATCCATGGTTACTCTACCAGTACCACTAAGAACAACCGCTACGTCAGATAAAGCCTGTCTCATGGACCATGGTAATGACTATCTTCTCATGCTTTAATTACAATGTTTATAAAACTAAACCGTATGTTAAATTGGTGAGACTGCATGACACAGTTTAAGGACAAAATCTTCAATCAAAATCAAAGTTTCATTTGATATTTCGTACAAATTGATTATTAATGTGTAGATTGCTGAGataaatatctaattttgaTTAGAAAACTCTATCAAAACATTGTTCGGTCTAATTCAAAATCACTCGTTAAGCTGACTACGTTAATATATCCAGGCGCTAAAACATTGTTCTGTCTTCTGTGCATTCACCAAAAGAAAATATCCTACTTGTTTAAATTACGTTGGGCCATCGAGGAATCATCGAGCCCAAATGACACTAGGCCATATAACATGTATTGGGCTCATCTGAACTGCTCGATGTAACATCGCATCATATAAAATCATTAGATCCATTGACCAATAATTATTAGACCCGACCTTCATTGGGTCAAAGAAGAACAATTTTAGAGGATTCTCTCGacgataaaaacaaaaacaaaaaacttcagAGAGGCTTATTGAGCCAGGTTCACTAGATCGAAAACTATCGGTATAATATAGTTAAAAAGAGGAAGATTTGTATTTCGAAGTAcaaaattgtgttatttataACTTCTTTTAAAGTCTCCTTTGATTTTCACAATAAATAGTTAGCTTAGTAAATTTCATTCATTGTCAAATAAGTCACTGAACTCACTCAATGCATGATCAGCAATggtttaaataacttttaaagtaCTTTTAAAAATTGACTCTAAAAATGAGTTGATCTAAATAAACTCAATTAAATCTTAAGTGgcctttgtttttatttatttatttagtgtacttttattataattataagatattatcttaatgttatattttttatcaagagatattataaaaaattgtgaaaatcaaattttgttatttacgttatttttaaaaatattaattctgaataaaaacaaaacagagaaaaaaaaacacttgagtTTGAGTTTTGTAACCCAGGCCAACCAAATCActtgatttatatatttcttaaaattattatgatataaATCAACAtagatttaatattataaaactttACTATAAAACTactttataactattttttcaaaaaatattaaagaacttAACCTGTGCTAAATACATTACTCAAATCAGCCTAATCACCACCAGGATTGAATAGATTTTCTCTGAATCTTCTTAAAGTTCGTAAAATTGGTATGTTGGATTttgtttccttaaaaaaattatttcggtTTTTTTAGTGAgaataaataaagtaattatacttattgataaaaaagataattagtattttcatagtatatatacatatttttagttatac
Protein-coding sequences here:
- the LOC100811383 gene encoding stem-specific protein TSJT1, whose protein sequence is MLGVFSSSIVSPPEELVAAGSRTPSPKMTAAALRKWFEEKNPSAVSVEVGEHVQLAYTHQNESPFQPRSFAVKDEVFCLFEGALDNLGNLRQQYGLAKSTNEVLLVIEAYKALRDRAPYPANHVVGHLSGSFAFIVFDKSTSTLFVASDQYGKVPLYWGITADGYVAFADDAELLKGACGKSLASFPQGCFYSTAVGGLMCYENPKNKITAVPANEEEIWGATFKVEGPAVVVARQ